A genomic segment from Juglans regia cultivar Chandler chromosome 14, Walnut 2.0, whole genome shotgun sequence encodes:
- the LOC108989631 gene encoding elongation factor 1-alpha-like, which yields MGKEKFHINIVVIGHVDSGKSTTTGHLIYKLGGIDKRVIERFEKEAAEMNKRSFKYAWVLDKLKAERERGITIDIALWKFETTKYYCTVIDAPGHRDFIKNMITGTSQADCAVLIIDSTTGGFEAGISKDGQTREHALLAFTLGVKQMICCCNKMDATTPKYSKARYDEIVKEVSSYLKKVGYNPDKIPFVPISGFEGDNMIERSTNLDWYKGPTLLEALDLIQEPKRPSDKPLRLPLQDVYKIGGIGTVPVGRVETGVIKPGMVVTFGPTGLTTEVKSVEMHHEALQEALPGDNVGFNVKNVAVKDLKRGFVASNSKDDPAKEAANFTSQVIIMNHPGQIGNGYAPVLDCHTCHIAVKFAELLTKIDRRSGKELEKEPKFLKNGDAGMVKMIPTKPMVVETFSAYPPLGRFAVRDMRQTVAVGVIKSVEKKDPSGAKVTKSAAKKK from the exons ATGGGTAAGGAGAAGTTTCACATCAACATTGTGGTCATAGGCCATGTCGACTCTGGAAAATCGACCACGACTGGGCATTTGATCTATAAGCTTGGAGGTATTGACAAGCGTGTTATTGAGAGGTTTGAGAAAGAGGCTGCTGAGATGAACAAGAGGTCATTCAAGTATGCCTGGGTGTTGGACAAGCTTAAGGCTGAACGTGAACGTGGTATTACCATTGACATTGCCTTGTGGAAATTCGAGACTACCAAGTACTACTGCACTGTCATTGATGCCCCCGGTCATCGTGACTTTATCAAGAACATGATCACCGGTACCTCACAGGCTGACTGTGCTGTCCTCATCATCGACTCCACCACTGGTGGTTTTGAAGCCGGTATTTCCAAGGATGGTCAGACCCGCGAGCATGCCTTGCTTGCCTTTACACTTGGTGTGAAGCAGATGATTTGCTGCTGTAACAAG ATGGATGCCACAACCCCTAAATACTCCAAGGCAAGGTACGATGAAATCGTTAAGGAAGTTTCATCCTATTTAAAGAAGGTTGGGTACAACCCTGACAAGATTCCCTTCGTCCCAATCTCTGGTTTTGAGGGCGACAACATGATTGAGAGGTCAACCAACCTTGACTGGTACAAGGGCCCCACCCTCCTTGAGGCTCTTGACTTGATCCAGGAGCCCAAGAGGCCCTCAGACAAGCCCCTCCGTCTGCCACTCCAGGATGTCTACAAGATTGGTGGCATTGGAACTGTCCCAGTTGGACGTGTGGAGACTGGTGTCATCAAGCCTGGTATGGTTGTGACCTTTGGCCCCACTGGACTGACGACTGAAGTTAAATCTGTGGAGATGCACCATGAAGCTCTCCAGGAGGCCCTTCCTGGTGACAATGTTGGCTTCAACGTGAAGAACGTAGCCGTGAAGGATCTGAAGCGTGGTTTTGTTGCTTCCAACTCCAAGGATGATCCTGCCAAGGAGGCAGCTAACTTCACCTCCCAGGTCATCATCATGAATCACCCTGGTCAGATCGGCAATGGTTATGCTCCAGTGCTTGACTGCCACACTTGCCACATTGCAGTTAAGTTTGCTGAGCTGTTGACTAAGATTGACAGGCGATCTGGTAAGGAGCTCGAGAAAGAGCCAAAATTTTTGAAGAATGGAGATGCAGGGATGGTGAAGATGATTCCCACCAAGCCAATGGTTGTCGAGACTTTTTCAGCTTATCCACCTCTCGGCCGTTTTGCCGTTAGGGACATGCGCCAGACCGTGGCTGTTGGTGTCATAAAGAGTGTTGAGAAGAAGGATCCAAGTGGTGCGAAGGTCACCAAGTCTGCTGCTAAGAAGAAGTGA